A region from the uncultured Stenotrophomonas sp. genome encodes:
- a CDS encoding Tetratricopeptide TPR_2 repeat-containing protein, which yields MPNFSRTRFRTCSVLLLFLLPWQVPAAPAAQPAQAAVAGQEASLEPVLAGEFALQAGKLADAARWYLQAAQETAGDVGLAERATRIAMLAGDDARARQALALWAQRDPGSLALRGTRASLALRQGDTRLARRELLAVLRSPEPRAWRHALLALATGGRDPAAPAKVLGELVDAGAIPDELEAWQEFGRLALRMERPQLAQRMVGEVVKRFPGEPRVALLHASQLNQAGNKDAALALLRGIEPKAADDAELRNALAYAYDAFGEPGAAGRVLSTGEQDVQTWGMRAALLAKQNDDAALLALYRDIAARAAKPDPDQRLLLGRIAEYLKHYREAVDWYHGVPGGPHRGEARLRAVNALHELGEKAQAGDEVRAIQADAAVDDDLRRDAYLLEAELQQRDGHNDAEVEVLTRGLAAWPDDSALLYARALAWERGDDIPRAEADLRKILVAEPENVAALNALGYTLADRTERHQEALELIDRARVAEPDNAAIVDSYGWVLYRLGRNEEALVQLRRAWSLNKDAEIAAHVGEVLWVLGRRDEAQHFFEEARKLDPDNRALLRAREALGA from the coding sequence ATGCCCAATTTCAGCCGAACACGTTTCCGTACATGCAGCGTTCTGCTGCTTTTCCTGTTGCCGTGGCAGGTGCCGGCCGCCCCCGCAGCACAGCCGGCGCAGGCGGCCGTGGCCGGGCAGGAAGCCTCGCTGGAGCCGGTGCTGGCCGGCGAATTCGCGCTGCAGGCCGGCAAGCTGGCCGATGCCGCGCGCTGGTACCTGCAGGCGGCGCAGGAAACCGCCGGTGACGTGGGCCTGGCCGAACGCGCTACCCGCATCGCCATGCTGGCCGGTGACGATGCGCGCGCCCGGCAGGCGCTGGCCCTGTGGGCGCAACGCGACCCGGGCTCGCTGGCGCTGCGCGGCACTCGCGCGTCGCTGGCGCTGCGCCAGGGCGATACCCGCCTGGCGCGCAGGGAGTTGCTGGCGGTGCTGCGCTCGCCCGAGCCGCGAGCGTGGCGCCATGCCTTGCTGGCGCTGGCTACCGGTGGCCGCGACCCGGCCGCGCCGGCCAAGGTGCTGGGCGAGCTGGTCGATGCCGGGGCGATTCCGGACGAACTGGAGGCCTGGCAGGAATTCGGCCGGCTGGCCCTGCGCATGGAACGACCGCAACTGGCGCAGCGCATGGTTGGCGAGGTGGTCAAGCGCTTCCCCGGCGAGCCGCGCGTGGCCCTGCTGCATGCCTCCCAGCTCAACCAGGCCGGCAACAAGGACGCGGCGCTGGCGCTGCTGCGCGGTATCGAGCCGAAGGCGGCCGACGATGCCGAGCTGCGCAACGCGTTGGCCTATGCCTACGACGCCTTCGGCGAGCCGGGTGCGGCCGGGCGCGTGCTGTCGACCGGCGAGCAGGACGTGCAGACCTGGGGCATGCGCGCGGCGCTGCTGGCCAAGCAGAACGATGACGCGGCGCTGCTGGCCCTGTATCGGGACATCGCGGCCCGGGCGGCCAAGCCCGATCCCGACCAGCGCCTGCTGCTGGGTCGGATCGCCGAATACCTCAAGCACTACCGCGAGGCGGTGGACTGGTACCACGGCGTGCCGGGCGGCCCGCACCGCGGCGAGGCGCGGCTGCGCGCGGTCAATGCCCTGCACGAGCTGGGTGAAAAGGCGCAGGCCGGGGACGAGGTCCGGGCCATCCAGGCCGACGCCGCGGTGGACGACGACCTGCGTCGCGACGCCTACCTGCTGGAAGCCGAATTGCAGCAGCGCGACGGCCACAACGATGCCGAGGTGGAAGTGCTGACCCGCGGGCTGGCCGCCTGGCCGGACGACAGCGCGCTGCTCTATGCGCGTGCGCTGGCCTGGGAGCGCGGCGACGACATCCCGCGCGCCGAGGCCGACCTGCGCAAGATACTGGTCGCCGAGCCGGAGAACGTGGCCGCGCTCAACGCGCTCGGCTACACCCTGGCCGACCGTACCGAGCGTCATCAGGAGGCGCTGGAGCTGATCGACCGCGCCCGCGTGGCCGAGCCGGACAACGCCGCCATCGTCGACAGCTATGGCTGGGTGCTGTACCGGCTGGGTCGCAACGAGGAGGCGCTGGTGCAACTGCGCCGGGCATGGAGCCTGAACAAGGACGCGGAAATCGCCGCGCATGTCGGCGAGGTGTTGTGGGTGCTGGGGCGTCGTGACGAGGCGCAGCACTTCTTCGAGGAAGCGCGCAAGCTGGATCCGGACAACCGCGCCCTGCTGCGCGCGAGGGAGGCGCTGGGGGCATGA
- the prfA gene encoding peptide chain release factor RF-1 (Evidence 2a : Function of homologous gene experimentally demonstrated in an other organism; PubMedId : 11118225, 2548996, 3049538, 3889910, 7543480, 7883187; Product type f : factor), with amino-acid sequence MREPMTPTLRRKLLALAERREELERLLADPDVVADNERFRNLSREFSQLEPVATALAAETRARNDLASAEAMRADPELRELAEEEIATAQARLQALDAELALLLVPRDPRDDGNLFLEVRAGTGGDEAAIFAGDLFRMYARYAERQGWKVEVESDNPGEHGGYKEVVARVVGRGAYSKLKFESGTHRVQRVPATESQGRIHTSAATVAIIPEADDVEDIAINPADLKVDTFRSSGAGGQHVNKTESAIRITHVPSGVVVECQTERSQHANRDKAMKRLKAQLLDAERSRQAAAEAQTRKLQVGSGDRSQRIRTYNFPQGRITDHRVEGLTLYDLPNIIEGELDTLVGRLQHEHQVDELARLAEGT; translated from the coding sequence TTGCGAGAACCGATGACGCCGACCCTGCGCCGTAAACTGCTGGCCCTGGCCGAGCGCCGCGAAGAACTGGAACGCCTGCTCGCCGACCCGGACGTGGTCGCCGACAACGAGCGCTTCCGCAACCTCTCCCGCGAATTTTCCCAGCTCGAACCCGTGGCCACCGCGCTGGCCGCCGAAACCCGCGCCCGCAACGACCTCGCCTCGGCCGAGGCGATGCGCGCCGACCCGGAGCTGCGCGAACTGGCCGAAGAGGAAATCGCCACGGCGCAGGCGCGGCTGCAGGCGCTGGACGCGGAGCTGGCCCTGCTGCTGGTGCCGCGCGACCCGCGCGACGACGGCAACCTGTTCCTGGAAGTGCGCGCCGGCACCGGCGGCGACGAAGCGGCAATCTTCGCCGGCGACCTGTTCCGCATGTACGCCCGCTACGCCGAGCGCCAGGGCTGGAAGGTCGAGGTCGAGTCCGACAACCCCGGCGAGCACGGCGGCTACAAGGAAGTGGTGGCGCGCGTGGTCGGCCGCGGCGCCTACTCGAAGCTGAAATTCGAGTCCGGCACCCACCGCGTGCAGCGCGTGCCGGCCACCGAGTCGCAGGGCCGCATCCACACCTCGGCGGCGACCGTGGCGATCATCCCCGAGGCCGACGACGTCGAGGACATCGCGATCAACCCGGCCGATCTGAAGGTGGACACCTTCCGTTCCTCCGGCGCCGGCGGCCAGCACGTCAACAAGACCGAGTCGGCGATCCGCATCACCCACGTGCCGAGCGGCGTGGTGGTCGAGTGCCAGACCGAGCGCAGCCAGCATGCCAACCGCGACAAGGCGATGAAGCGGCTGAAGGCGCAACTGCTGGATGCCGAGCGCAGCAGGCAGGCGGCGGCCGAAGCGCAGACCCGCAAACTGCAAGTAGGCAGCGGCGACCGCAGCCAGCGCATCCGCACCTACAACTTCCCGCAGGGCCGCATCACCGACCACCGCGTCGAGGGCCTGACCCTGTACGACCTGCCCAACATCATCGAAGGCGAACTCGACACACTGGTCGGACGCTTGCAGCACGAGCATCAGGTGGACGAACTGGCGCGATTGGCCGAAGGCACCTGA
- a CDS encoding hypothetical protein (Evidence 5 : No homology to any previously reported sequences) gives MRLFAPRPAAVPGSLYGGGSQKPKGNSNSNSNSVAQVPSANRASSST, from the coding sequence GTGCGCCTCTTCGCCCCCCGTCCCGCTGCGGTGCCCGGCTCGCTTTACGGCGGGGGAAGTCAAAAGCCAAAGGGCAACAGCAACAGCAACAGCAACAGCGTTGCTCAGGTGCCTTCGGCCAATCGCGCCAGTTCGTCCACCTGA